The proteins below come from a single Drosophila suzukii chromosome X, CBGP_Dsuzu_IsoJpt1.0, whole genome shotgun sequence genomic window:
- the sov gene encoding uncharacterized protein sov isoform X2, with amino-acid sequence MEESEDDVVEVACDNALKEQVQAKLAEIRSFVPFIQRVRTDYQKTLSDVQGHRLDSLVGLLQRENVSMSTLNKIERIIEKLKNRFEPRIPGEVIEITDHSESNATTAQQQIMPSGTGSKPNGLAIPSSATTTKTAPYPLAASCKTNGLPIPDAAASKAKPAIPKLERSSIGSTYGSLAKTSALGFGSFTTSTNKMSGSLTSAQNRAPLKAPLAKPLPDDKQKPVTELLAPSQTTAQVQLPDTKSPAIAEQEPAPSAFNKKRGSLPSTSLNRGVLAAMQEARMEEKKQRANAHHTSPSSAKESFAGASPEKDFSRRSYPESVQFTRRLPEKPVQPANMSDFVRRSTPPVPVPLPFSMQEAPSRQSEKIGTDECMVPATSLESASLEEARKKLAALRGGGLGLGLGGGAGAGAVQEMPPLASNINDPRGKKNLSLILPTPVTNNINNNNISLPLMTPPPIVRTPSPIPPPPSMKRGTWAAFSNNPLKSGFNAPRTSQHNSETPGDPRDPRAQRESSIETRPLNGSEPREPPRDPRIWQNKPSHSHHQQQQQPPQYPSDPRRASSVYSGFEDSTNSWQCNNNNNNNVNGNGSAYNKSSWGGSQNGSGPNVRGFKGNQNGSENAGVFNGSQSFRGGYRGGHNSRGFGKSGSRFDRDHDVPRTYGEHRKAKARAEAKAKAKAAEEERQMIAEIQRQMDAEEKRKLLAAETQRRREENEAAEATSPVIPVPELDTSYRNVTLGPLTKKLDFRIPKKTPPAAALAAPSPVNGDGDSLRSSSKSPTNKSCDAKKDKDTDKNKDRHLDKAKDKDKAEKGKDKSENSLEKSKKHHKSFDNKTEKKKNRSAKKEKKRQDREHEKKSRGGDKTREFADTDSVTSVISSENTDNLENEPPVSEANSSPIPELAPSTPDIQPAQPTGSKSSVSEAAPSADVETKQQEDDEDQDVFAILDRAKKAAVETAARKRAISTSEAKTAKENSEDKGPENAHEIKEDAIGEEDKPPKLSKLKIVLGPNAHTLMVHPDAGSLEKESKVTDSKPMEDDDHDDEEVPGPCPQLLRRIMQRRNSMAPTASKPLVDKTEIFTPSLLYEDLQEQRRKSQNARSLANMFEKTNDNCSVSTQNIISGKRRTRGLDASFNETQLSRSCFGLGQINRSRTKATDGSTSRAPDSAKHAENSMAIDANAVDPIPVPAPNRKRRRQTISKEAPITPVEPKKARLESEEIKAVKDIDISVKQPAEDNEEVNIMDVDENSSEPAAPVTVIPPPPKPRAKPRKKRNELDKLNEDIAQMYYGEEVLRATGRRACTRRSRTPSQTRSSSQRSRTPSLSRASPAGDSISSVSLGSPIFIRNVARRGKPFGPGSRSSGINRTTFKAKTLPKTKRCQVRIQRSAALEELLKKQGEKEQKPAKKRKQKEKEVRNTNPEWHAKSKAAIECVVCSKSVRRSPICHYLMNHEEHYAARLPPGVLEDLRLGRGNRPDYRISQRHYSKFHITCPFCQKQLLLNRLELGEHLSAHMGEPRHQCSHCHFPQNRLIRLQAHTETCGPGAKPQSYPDNCSLPMKVHVCHLCQFVQQNKGNMDRHLMQQHGLSKEQLKSVEREELMLCSLKDVPTAESQEDANAFLQGNEPSTSGAAKVRNTHKVPNTPKVTKKGKQLKKIKIRFKNMAKKSVRLVKREREEQEEQEREREEQEEQEEQERVVTKMEVDHDMRRLPLPPPEKEPVLVVNECLADVEMESELEEDVDEEQAIQNKSLMVDEKPVVLPGLGADLVEAGPSVLEPEPSVLEPEPSVSKPESSVLEPEPATLAQATPTPMDEEDVEVDVEQVTPPRPQSVPNPAAEEVQAVTLAELAGDVLDGIGSDCSDVEIEDEPVPVEANDEDEDNADSDDDDNNDSGKAPTDEWVDLETAKRNSKGSPKSIFQKFNRFCSRLNKAVRSSGKSGTSNGSQSSEGSHDMPDPSELMPRMRPLEPETVAERTIPVPVSPASALAAALGATPEAAPVAAPVATPITSARFKAPPKRVENVAFRKSFSDDDQKQQASYFCVRPGCTFLFSNELEGLENHFALEHPLVRWSGKCAICPEFKKVDTHLSIREELRHMRDDHMVVKSALTPLPPPIEETADVVSETEPVFAPNPDPDPAPVLPKLRVRRFTGDRLVEQLAEQNQPEAAVVLPNAPAQPNGMLRCLLAADPRPPSQQVDFNAAGLGEFLCAKPNSPPKEPVPEKQPLIINYQSGLGLSISKVYSRAQMTADPVLSTAVEDPRPDQLATPPVQTQNRKRFCCMATGCNFTAHKVMFVREHMKFHSFSFTSTGYLNCAYCSHVAVDVDDYLRHGVMIHDLAPRSDLEYASGPPSVSQQIRDMLSQRNTAAVGCPPANTTTTGQSAPVASSNPEAGGSGSGAPAGSNGLVSVSVAITDLLRPTGYSAVYNGSNTEKYFTKTPKKKYD; translated from the exons ATGGAGGAGAGCGAGGACGACGTGGTGGAGGTGGCCTGCGACAACGCGCTGAAGGAGCAGGTCCAGGCCAAGCTGGCGGAGATCCGTTCATTTGTGCCCTTCATCCAGCGTGTGCGAACGGACTACCAGAAGACCCTATCCGATGTACAGGGCCACCGGCTGGACTCCCTGGTCGGTCTGCTGCAGCGCGA AAATGTATCGATGAGCACACTCAACAAGATCGAGAGGATCATCGAAAAGCTAAAGAACAGATTCGAACCG AGGATACCAGGGGAAGTCATCGAAATCACCGACCACTCTGAGTCCAATGCGACGACGGCCCAACAGCAGATCATGCCCTCGGGTACGGGCTCCAAGCCAAACGGCTTAGCCATCCCCTCATCAGCTACCACCACCAAGACCGCGCCCTATCCCCTGGCGGCGTCTTGCAAAACGAACGGATTACCTATTCCGGATGCAGCTGCCAGCAAGGCCAAGCCAGCGATACCAAAGCTGGAGCGAAGCTCGATCGGAAGTACGTACGGTTCCTTAGCAAAGACATCTGCCCTTGGCTTTGGCTCCTTCACCACCTCCACCAACAAGATGTCAGGCTCGTTGACTTCCGCACAGAATCGAGCTCCTTTAAAGGCTCCCTTGGCCAAGCCGCTACCAGATGATAAGCAGAAACCTGTGACGGAACTACTTGCCCCATCGCAAACTACAGCTCAGGTTCAGCTTCCGGATACAAAGTCACCTGCTATTGCAGAGCAAGAACCAGCGCCATCCGCTTTCAATAAGAAACGCGGTTCTCTGCCCAGTACTTCGCTCAATCGCGGAGTGCTGGCTGCCATGCAGGAGGCCCGCATGGAGGAGAAGAAGCAGCGGGCCAATGCCCACCATACATCGCCATCATCAGCCAAAGAATCGTTCGCTGGAGCTTCGCCAGAGAAGGACTTTTCGCGTCGATCCTATCCAGAATCGGTTCAGTTCACCCGCCGTTTGCCAGAAAAACCGGTGCAACCAGCGAACATGTCGGATTTTGTGCGTCGATCCACACCGCCTGTGCCTGTGCCTTTGCCTTTCTCCATGCAAGAGGCACCCTCAAGGCAGTCCGAAAAGATTGGAACTGACGAGTGCATGGTTCCGGCAACATCGTTGGAGAGCGCCTCGCTGGAGGAAGCGCGGAAGAAGCTGGCCGCCTTGCGAGGAGGAGGATTAGGATTAGGATtaggaggaggagcaggagcaggagccgTACAGGAAATGCCGCCCCTGGCCTCCAACATTAATGATCCGCGCGGCAAGAAGAACTTGAGTTTGATCTTGCCTACGCCCGTGACCAACAATATTAACAACAATAACATCAGCTTACCGCTCATGACCCCGCCTCCCATAGTTCGCACTCCTTCGCCTATTCCGCCGCCGCCGAGCATGAAGCGCGGTACTTGGGCCGCGTTTTCGAACAATCCCCTGAAGAGTGGCTTTAATGCTCCGCGTACTTCGCAGCACAACTCTGAAACTCCTGGAGATCCTCGTGATCCTCGAGCCCAGAGGGAATCAAGCATTGAAACCAGGCCCCTTAATGGCAGTGAACCCCGAGAGCCGCCACGTGATCCTCGCATCTGGCAGAACAAGCCATCCCATTcacatcatcagcagcagcagcaaccgcCACAATATCCCAGTGATCCGCGTCGCGCTTCAAGCGTCTACAGCGGCTTTGAAGACTCCACCAACAGCTGGCAgtgcaacaacaataacaacaacaacgttAACGGCAATGGGAGTGCCTACAACAAGTCCAGCTGGGGTGGCAGTCAGAATGGGAGCGGGCCAAATGTAAGAGGGTTTAAGGGCAATCAAAATGGAAGTGAAAATGCAGGAGTCTTTAATGGCTCACAAAGCTTCAGAGGCGGATATCGTGGAGGTCACAACAGCCGGGGTTTCGGTAAGTCTGGTTCCCGCTTCGACCGAGACCATGACGTGCCCCGCACATATGGGGAGCACCGCAAGGCCAAGGCTCGCGCTGAGGCGAAGGCCAAGGCTAAGGCTGCGGAGGAGGAACGCCAGATGATAGCGGAAATTCAGCGGCAAATGGATGCCGAAGAGAAGCGCAAGTTGCTTGCCGCCGAGACACAACGAAGAAGGGAGGAGAATGAGGCCGCTGAGGCGACGTCACCGGTGATACCTGTTCCGGAACTGGACACCTCCTACCGCAACGTCACGCTCGGTCCGTTAACAAAGAAGCTAGACTTTCGAATACCGAAGAAAACCCCCCCAGCCGCAGCACTAGCAGCTCCAAGCCCAGTCAATGGGGATGGGGACAGCTTAAGGTCCTCCTCAAAATCTCCTACGAACAAGTCATGTGATGCCAAAAAAGATAAAGATACTGATAAGAATAAAGACAGGCATTTAGATAAGGCTAAGGATAAGGACAAGGCGGAAAAGGGCAAGGACAAGTCGGAAAACAGTCTGGAAAAGTCCAAGAAGCATCACAAGTCGTTTGATAATAAGACCGAGAAAAAGAAGAATAGATCCGCCAAGAAGGAAAAGAAAAGACAAGACAGGGAGCATGAGAAGAAATCGCGAGGTGGTGACAAAACTCGTGAGTTTGCGGACACGGATAGCGTGACCAGTGTGATTAGCTCTGAAAATACAGACAACCTGGAGAATGAGCCGCCCGTAAGCGAAGCAAACTCTTCTCCCATTCCAGAGCTAGCTCCCAGTACACCCGACATCCAGCCTGCCCAGCCGACAGGAAGCAAGTCTTCTGTCTCGGAGGCAGCTCCCTCAGCCGATGTTGAGACGAAGCAACAGGAGGATGATGAGGATCAGGATGTGTTCGCCATATTGGACAGAGCAAAAAAAGCGGCAGTAGAAACGGCTGCGAGGAAGCGCGCCATATCAACTTCAGAGGCAAAGACAGCGAAAGAAAATTCGGAAGATAAAGGACCTGAAAACGCCCACGAGATTAAAGAGGATGCGATTGGTGAGGAGGATAAACCGCCAAAACTGTCCAAGCTAAAAATAGTGCTTGGACCCAATGCCCACACATTGATGGTGCACCCTGATGCAGGCAGTCTGGAGAAGGAATCCAAGGTCACGGACAGCAAACCTATGGAAGATGATGATCATGACGACGAAGAGGTGCCCGGTCCGTGCCCTCAACTTCTGCGCCGCATCATGCAGCGGCGCAACTCCATGGCTCCCACGGCCAGCAAGCCGCTGGTGGACAAGACAGAAATCTTTACCCCCAGTCTACTCTACGAGGACCTGCAGGAGCAGAGGCGCAAGTCACAGAACGCACGCAGCCTGGCTAACATGTTTGAGAAGACCAACGACAACTGTAGCGTTTCCACGCAGAACATTATCTCCGGCAAGCGTCGCACCCGCGGCCTAGATGCATCCTTCAACGAGACGCAACTGAGTCGGAGCTGTTTTGGTCTGGGCCAGATTAACAGGTCGCGGACAAAGGCCACCGATGGCAGTACAAGTAGGGCCCCTGACAGCGCCAAGCATGCCGAAAATTCGATGGCTATTGATGCCAATGCTGTTGATCCTATTCCTGTTCCTGCTCCGAATCGTAAGCGCAGGCGACAAACCATTTCAAAGGAAGCTCCGATTACGCCGGTGGAGCCCAAGAAGGCACGCTTGGAAAGTGAGGAGATTAAGGCTGTCAAGGATATAGATATATCTGTCAAGCAGCCGGCAGAGGACAACGAGGAGGTCAACATTATGGATGTGGACGAAAACTCCTCCGAGCCGGCGGCCCCCGTGACCGTGATCCCACCGCCTCCAAAACCTCGCGCGAAACCCCGAAAGAAGCGCAACGAGCTGGACAAGCTAAACGAGGACATTGCGCAAATGTACTACGGCGAAGAAGTGCTGCGGGCCACCGGGCGCAGGGCCTGTACCCGGCGCTCCCGCACTCCCTCACAGACGCGGTCCAGTAGCCAGCGTTCCCGAACTCCTTCTCTCTCACGAGCCTCACCGGCCGGCGATAGCATTTCCAGCGTTTCCCTGGGCAGTCCCATTTTTATACGGAACGTGGCGCGAAGGGGCAAGCCTTTTGGTCCCGGATCCCGGTCGTCCGGCATAAATCGGACCACGTTTAAGGCCAAGACCTTGCCAAAAACCAAGCGCTGCCAAGTGAGAATACAGCGAAGTGCTGCCTTGGAAGAGCTGCTTAAGAAGCAGGGCGAGAAAGAGCAGAAACCAGCTAAGAAGCGCAAGCAGAAGGAAAAGGAAGTTCGCAACACAAATCCCGAATGGCACGCCAAGTCGAAGGCTGCCATCGAGTGTGTGGTCTGCTCGAAGTCAGTCCGCAGGAGCCCTATCTGTCACTACTTAATGAATCACGAGGAGCACTATGCCGCTCGCTTGCCACCCGGCGTGCTTGAAGATCTGCGGCTCGGACGCGGCAATCGGCCGGACTACCGGATTTCACAGCGGCACTATAGCAAGTTTCACATCACTTGTCCGTTTTGCCAGAAGCAATTGCTTCTCAACCGACTGGAACTTGGCGAACATTTGTCCGCCCACATGGGCGAGCCGCGTCACCAGTGCTCCCACTGTCACTTCCCGCAGAACCGCCTCATTAGGCTGCAGGCGCACACCGAGACCTGTGGTCCGGGTGCAAAACCGCAGAGCTATCCTGACAACTGCAGTCTGCCGATGAAAGTGCACGTGTGCCATCTATGCCAGTTTGTGCAGCAGAACAAGGGGAACATGGACCGGCATCTGATGCAGCAGCACGGCCTGTCCAAGGAGCAGCTTAAGAGTGTGGAGCGGGAGGAACTGATGCTCTGCTCCCTAAAGGACGTGCCGACAGCCGAGTCGCAAGAGGACGCCAACGCCTTCCTGCAAGGAAATGAGCCAAGCACAAGTGGAGCTGCCAAGGTGCGCAACACACACAAGGTGCCCAACACTCCCAAGGTGACCAAAAAGGGTAAACAGCTAAAGAAGATCAAGATCCGGTTTAAGAATATGGCCAAGAAATCCGTTCGTCTAGTGAAGAGAGAACGGGAAGAGCAAGAGGAACAGGAGCGAGAAAGGGAAGAGCAAGAAGAACAGGAAGAGCAGGAGCGGGTGGTGACCAAAATGGAGGTGGATCATGACATGCGGAGGCTACCGCTGCCCCCGCCAGAAAAGGAACCCGTGCTGGTGGTGAACGAGTGTCTGGCGGATGTCGAAATGGAATCGGAACTGGAGGAAGACGTCGACGAGGAACAGGCCATTCAAAACAAGAGCTTGATGGTGGATGAAAAGCCCGTTGTGCTGCCCGGCTTGGGAGCTGACCTGGTGGAAGCAGGTCCAAGTGTATTAGAACCAGAGCCAAGTGTATTAGAACCAGAGCCAAGTGTGTCAAAACCAGAGTCAAGTGTATTAGAACCAGAGCCAGCAACTCTAGCGCAAGCCACTCCAACGCCAATGGACGAAGAGGATGTAGAAGTGGATGTGGAGCAGGTGACTCCACCGCGGCCACAATCTGTTCCAAATCCCGCTGCCGAGGAGGTTCAGGCAGTCACGCTGGCTGAGTTGGCCGGCGATGTGCTCGATGGCATTGGCAGCGATTGTTCCGACGTTGAGATTGAGGACGAACCGGTGCCAGTGGAAGCAAATGACGAAGACGAAGATAATGCTGAttctgatgatgatgataataATGACAGCGGTAAAGCGCCCACCGATGAGTGGGTGGATCTGGAGACGGCCAAGAGAAACTCCAAGGGATCCCCCAAGAGCATTTTCCAGAAGTTTAATCGCTTTTGCTCGCGCCTGAACAAGGCAGTCCGATCCAGTGGCAAGTCAGGGACCTCCAATGGGAGTCAGAGCAGCGAGGGCAGCCACGACATGCCCGATCCCAGCGAACTGATGCCCAGAATGCGACCGCTAGAGCCAGAGACGGTGGCGGAGAGAACGATCCCGGTGCCTGTTTCTCCTGCGTCAGCTCTTGCGGCTGCTCTTGGGGCCACTCCTGAGGCAGCTCCCGTGGCCGCTCCTGTGGCCACTCCAATCACATCTGCGCGTTTTAAGGCGCCACCCAAACGGGTAGAGAATGTGGCTTTTCGAAAGTCCTTCTCAGATGACGACCAAAAGCAGCAGGCATCCTATTTCTGCGTGCGACCGGGCTGTACTTTTCTCTTCTCCAACGAACTGGAAGGACTCGAGAATCACTTTGCGTTGGAGCATCCGTTGGTTCGCTGGAGCGGCAAATGTGCCATCTGTCCGGAGTTCAAGAAAGTGGATACACATCTCAGTATTCGCGAGGAGTTGCGTCACATGAGGGACGACCACATGGTGGTCAAATCCGCTCTGACTCCCTTACCGCCTCCGATAGAGGAGACGGCGGATGTTGTTTCGGAAACTGAGCCTGTTTTCGCTCCAAatcccgatcccgatcccGCTCCCGTGCTTCCCAAGCTGCGGGTTCGTCGATTCACTGGCGATCGCCTGGTAGAGCAACTTGCGGAGCAGAATCAACCGGAAGCAGCCGTAGTTCTACCCAATGCGCCGGCACAGCCCAATGGCATGCTGAGGTGTCTGCTGGCGGCGGATCCGCGACCACCTAGCCAGCAGGTGGACTTTAATGCCGCCGGACTGGGCGAGTTCCTCTGCGCCAAGCCCAATTCGCCGCCAAAGGAGCCAGTCCCCGAAAAACAGCCCCTGATAATCAACTATCAGAGTGGGTTGGGCCTGTCTATCAGCAAGGTGTACAGTAGGGCTCAGATGACCGCCGATCCAGTGCTATCGACAGCCGTGGAGGATCCTCGCCCTGACCAATTGGCTACACCGCCAGTTCAGACCCAGAATCGTAAGCGATTTTGCTGCATGGCCACCGGTTGCAACTTCACCGCCCACAAGGTCATGTTTGTCCGCGAGCACATGAAATTCCACAGCTTTAGCTTCACTTCCACTGGCTACCTAAACTGCGCGTACTGCTCCCACGTGGCAGTCGATGTGGATGACTACCTCCGTCACGGAGTGATGATTCACGACCTGGCCCCACGCTCCGACCTGGAGTATGCATCGGGGCCACCGTCTGTAAGCCAGCAAATCCGGGACATGCTTAGTCAGCGGAACACTGCGGCTGTTGGTTGTCCCCCTGCAAACACGACGACGACCGGCCAGTCCGCCCCCGTTGCCAGCAGTAATCCAGAGGCTGGAGGGTCAGGATCGGGGGCACCCGCCGGTTCAAATGGTCTCGTTTCCGTATCTGTTGCGATCACAGATCTGCTCAGACCGACGGGATACAGCG CAGTATACAACGGAAGCAATACTGAAAAGTATTTCACAAAGACACCAAAGAAGAAATATGACTAG